A genomic segment from Conger conger chromosome 2, fConCon1.1, whole genome shotgun sequence encodes:
- the micall1a gene encoding MICAL-like protein 1 isoform X2, with protein sequence MGSLKALQEWCRIQCENYTGVEIKNMSASFRDGLAFCAIIHRHRPDLIDFDSLSKDNVYENNHLAFETAESELGIPALLDAEDMVSMKVPDRLSIITYVSQYYNYFTNKSHANPPCMKRPSGTGHTGPAVKRPVALDDERAGEAKSAPVQTGVDDQSKRSTLSSTCAACQKHVHLVQRFLADGKLYHRNCFRCRECCSTLLPGSYKAGSEAGSLVCTHHFTKSFSANQNGRPDLSRLTGPMVGKGGGLTPAETPPTVKAQEMTPLQDLVIEEDSMSDSPEKEDTADREETETGVNEETETGVNEETETGVNEETETGVNEETERERERERDQSAEEEGKETGGGASPEVEEEPQPSSPPNPFDASDEEEEKGEEKEDRKLEEGTANGGPPSTPVSHFGGPGRPVPAPRRMVDPSPPPRPVPRARPPRVTDSCALNGDPGDASRTPPKPRERSHSPGSLSSETPKPKDPPWLALVHSEPRKKPAPPPPTGMATPPQSGSVPSVRGEGGSRPATPPQPANPFEDDEEGEEEPGEEGGGLAPPAVAASHPWYGISPAADSPAGGSPRSKKRPAPRAPRASPTAPPLSQPSSTSPSPALSTESLSSSSDHSSTRPPPGARVPDQEHPFTKSVSEPSISEPSDSSANHQPRTSSGPALPPPPANTSSAPATPQTNRSAGLRAARPPPPRPPSGPSPLAKAGTPTPPPASAHGKRTCKENPFNRKASPSVTPPKSRPPKGPRPARPPAPGHGFPLIKRKVQSDQYIPVEDIHVEMGELERQLDELEQRGVELESKLRDCQNDEEEEAMLVDWFTLIHNKHMLVRREAVLVYTAKQQNLEERQADVEYELRCLLNKPEKEWSEEDRARDQELMAELVTIIEQRNHIINSMDQDRQRDEEEDKVLEAMLKRKDFHKEMDAEQKKKGGKFKPMKVLKMLSQKGEGGKSKSPRKEKS encoded by the exons GCCTTTGAGACGGCCGAGTCAGAGCTGGGCATCCCGGCCCTGTTGGACGCTGAGGACATGGTGTCCATGAAAGTGCCTGATCGCCTCAGCATCATCACCTACGTCTCCCAGTACTACAACTACTTCACCAACAAGTCTCACG CCAACCCTCCCTGCATGAAGAGACCGAGTGGTACAGGCCACACAGGACCTGCAGTGAAGAGACCTGTTGCCCTGGACGatgagagagcgggggaggcCAAG AGCGCTCCCGTTCAGACAGGCGTAGACGACCAATCAAAACGCAGCACACTGAGCAGCACCTGCGCAGCCTGCCAGAAGCACGTTCATCTGGTGCAGAGGTTCCTGGCCGATGGCAAACTCTACCACCGCAACTGTTTcag GTGCAGGGAGTGCTGTAGCACCCTCTTACCCGGCTCTTACAAAGCAGGAAGTGAAGCGGGCTCACTTGTCTGCACCCATCACTTCACCAAGTCCTtctcggccaatcagaacgGCCGGCCGGACCTCAGCAGGCTGACTGGACCTATGGTGGGGAAAGGGGGCGGGCTAACTCCGGCTGAGACCCCGCCCACCGTGAAGGCTCAGGAGATGACTCCTCTGCAGGACTTGGTCATTGAGGAAGACTCCATGTCAGATTCGCCAGAGAAAGAGGACACTGCGGACAGAGAGGAGACGGAGACCGGTGTAAACGAGGAGACGGAGACCGGTGTAAACGAGGAGACGGAGACCGGTGTAAACGAGGAGACGGAGACCGGTGTAAacgaggagacagagagagaaagggagcgagAAAGGGATCAAAGtgcagaggaagaggggaaagAGACGGGTGGGGGTGCAAGCCCAGAAGTGGAGGAGGAACCACAGCCGTCTTCGCCTCCGAATCCCTTCGACGCCAGCgacgaagaggaggagaaaggggagGAAAAGGAAGACAGGAAGCTGGAGGAGGGCACGGCCAATGGCGGCCCGCCTTCCACCCCAGTCAGTCATTTTGGAGGCCCTGGCCGGCCTGTGCCCGCCCCCCGCCGGATGGTTGACCCCTCtcctccgccccgccccgtGCCCAGAGCCCGCCCACCCAGGGTGACGGACAGCTGTGCGCTCAATG GTGATCCTGGTGATGCGAGCAGGACCCCTCCCAAACCCAGAGAGAGGTCCCACTCCCCGGGCAG CCTGTCCAGTGAAACGCCCAAACCCAAAGACCCGCCCTGGTTGGCACTTGTCCATTCAGAGCCCAGGAAAAaaccggccccgccccctccgacTGGCATGGCGACCCCGCCGCAGTCGGGGTCCGTCCCGTCCGTCAGGGGCGAGGGGGGGTCCAGACCCGCCACCCCTCCGCAGCCCGCCAACCCCTTCGAGGATgacgaggagggggaggaggagccgggggaggagggtggaggtTTGGCCCCGCCCGCAGTCGCAGCCAGCCACCCTTGGTACGGGATCAGCCCGGCGGCTGATTCGCCCGCCGGGGGCAGCCCGCGCAGTAAGAAAAGGCCCGCCCCCCGGGCCCCGCGGGCCTCTCCCACAG cgcctcctctctcccagccctcctccacctccccctccccggcTCTCAGCACGgagtctctctcctcctcctccgaccACAGCTCCACCAGGCCTCCGCCCGGCGCCAGGGTGCCCGACCAGGAGCACCCTTTCACCAAGAGCGTCTCCGAGCCGTCAATCAGCGAGCCCTCCGACTCCTCGGCCAATCACCAGCCTCGCACGTCCTCCGGCCCCGCCCTCCCGCCCCCGCCTGCCAACACCAGCTCGGCTCCTGCCACCCCGCAGACCAATCGCAGCGCAGGGCTGAGAGCCGCTCGCCCGCCGCCTCCCAGGCCCCCGTCCGGCCCCAGCCCCCTGGCCAAAGCGGGGACTCCTACCCCACCACCCGCCTCTGCACACGGGAAG CGGACATGTAAGGAGAACCCCTTCAACCGGAAAGCCTCCCCGTCTGTCACCCCCCCGAAATCCAGGCCTCCCAAgggcccccgccccgcccgtccCCCGGCCCCGGGACATGGTTTCCCCCTCATAAAGAGGAAG gtCCAGTCAGACCAGTACATCCCTGTGGAGGACATCCATGTGGAGATGGGGGAGCTGGAGAGACAGCTGGACGAGCTGGAGCAGAGAGGGGTGGAGCTGGAGAGCAAGCTCAGAGACTGCCAGaatg atgaagaggaggaggccaTGCTGGTGGACTGGTTCACTCTCATCCATAACAAACACATGCTGGTGCGCAGGGAAGCTGTGCTGGTCTACAC GGCTAAGCAGCAGAACCTCGAGGAGAGGCAGGCAGACGTGGAGTATGAACTGAGATGCCTCCTCAACAAGCCTG AGAAAGAGTGGAGTGAGGAGGACCGGGCTCGAGACCAGGAGCTGATGGCAGAGCTGGTCACCATCATCGAGCAGAGGAACCACATCATCAACAGCATGGACCAGGACAGGCAGAG ggacgaggaggaagacAAGGTGCTGGAGGCTATGCTGAAGAGGAAGG atttccaCAAGGAGATGGATGCAgaacagaagaagaaagggGGCAAGTTTAAGCCCATGAAGGTGCTGAAAATGTTGAGCCAGAAGGGCGAGGGGGGCAAGAGCAAGAGCCCCCGCAAGGAGAAGAGCTGA
- the micall1a gene encoding MICAL-like protein 1 isoform X1 — protein sequence MGSLKALQEWCRIQCENYTGVEIKNMSASFRDGLAFCAIIHRHRPDLIDFDSLSKDNVYENNHLAFETAESELGIPALLDAEDMVSMKVPDRLSIITYVSQYYNYFTNKSHANPPCMKRPSGTGHTGPAVKRPVALDDERAGEAKQSAPVQTGVDDQSKRSTLSSTCAACQKHVHLVQRFLADGKLYHRNCFRCRECCSTLLPGSYKAGSEAGSLVCTHHFTKSFSANQNGRPDLSRLTGPMVGKGGGLTPAETPPTVKAQEMTPLQDLVIEEDSMSDSPEKEDTADREETETGVNEETETGVNEETETGVNEETETGVNEETERERERERDQSAEEEGKETGGGASPEVEEEPQPSSPPNPFDASDEEEEKGEEKEDRKLEEGTANGGPPSTPVSHFGGPGRPVPAPRRMVDPSPPPRPVPRARPPRVTDSCALNGDPGDASRTPPKPRERSHSPGSLSSETPKPKDPPWLALVHSEPRKKPAPPPPTGMATPPQSGSVPSVRGEGGSRPATPPQPANPFEDDEEGEEEPGEEGGGLAPPAVAASHPWYGISPAADSPAGGSPRSKKRPAPRAPRASPTAPPLSQPSSTSPSPALSTESLSSSSDHSSTRPPPGARVPDQEHPFTKSVSEPSISEPSDSSANHQPRTSSGPALPPPPANTSSAPATPQTNRSAGLRAARPPPPRPPSGPSPLAKAGTPTPPPASAHGKRTCKENPFNRKASPSVTPPKSRPPKGPRPARPPAPGHGFPLIKRKVQSDQYIPVEDIHVEMGELERQLDELEQRGVELESKLRDCQNDEEEEAMLVDWFTLIHNKHMLVRREAVLVYTAKQQNLEERQADVEYELRCLLNKPEKEWSEEDRARDQELMAELVTIIEQRNHIINSMDQDRQRDEEEDKVLEAMLKRKDFHKEMDAEQKKKGGKFKPMKVLKMLSQKGEGGKSKSPRKEKS from the exons GCCTTTGAGACGGCCGAGTCAGAGCTGGGCATCCCGGCCCTGTTGGACGCTGAGGACATGGTGTCCATGAAAGTGCCTGATCGCCTCAGCATCATCACCTACGTCTCCCAGTACTACAACTACTTCACCAACAAGTCTCACG CCAACCCTCCCTGCATGAAGAGACCGAGTGGTACAGGCCACACAGGACCTGCAGTGAAGAGACCTGTTGCCCTGGACGatgagagagcgggggaggcCAAG CAGAGCGCTCCCGTTCAGACAGGCGTAGACGACCAATCAAAACGCAGCACACTGAGCAGCACCTGCGCAGCCTGCCAGAAGCACGTTCATCTGGTGCAGAGGTTCCTGGCCGATGGCAAACTCTACCACCGCAACTGTTTcag GTGCAGGGAGTGCTGTAGCACCCTCTTACCCGGCTCTTACAAAGCAGGAAGTGAAGCGGGCTCACTTGTCTGCACCCATCACTTCACCAAGTCCTtctcggccaatcagaacgGCCGGCCGGACCTCAGCAGGCTGACTGGACCTATGGTGGGGAAAGGGGGCGGGCTAACTCCGGCTGAGACCCCGCCCACCGTGAAGGCTCAGGAGATGACTCCTCTGCAGGACTTGGTCATTGAGGAAGACTCCATGTCAGATTCGCCAGAGAAAGAGGACACTGCGGACAGAGAGGAGACGGAGACCGGTGTAAACGAGGAGACGGAGACCGGTGTAAACGAGGAGACGGAGACCGGTGTAAACGAGGAGACGGAGACCGGTGTAAacgaggagacagagagagaaagggagcgagAAAGGGATCAAAGtgcagaggaagaggggaaagAGACGGGTGGGGGTGCAAGCCCAGAAGTGGAGGAGGAACCACAGCCGTCTTCGCCTCCGAATCCCTTCGACGCCAGCgacgaagaggaggagaaaggggagGAAAAGGAAGACAGGAAGCTGGAGGAGGGCACGGCCAATGGCGGCCCGCCTTCCACCCCAGTCAGTCATTTTGGAGGCCCTGGCCGGCCTGTGCCCGCCCCCCGCCGGATGGTTGACCCCTCtcctccgccccgccccgtGCCCAGAGCCCGCCCACCCAGGGTGACGGACAGCTGTGCGCTCAATG GTGATCCTGGTGATGCGAGCAGGACCCCTCCCAAACCCAGAGAGAGGTCCCACTCCCCGGGCAG CCTGTCCAGTGAAACGCCCAAACCCAAAGACCCGCCCTGGTTGGCACTTGTCCATTCAGAGCCCAGGAAAAaaccggccccgccccctccgacTGGCATGGCGACCCCGCCGCAGTCGGGGTCCGTCCCGTCCGTCAGGGGCGAGGGGGGGTCCAGACCCGCCACCCCTCCGCAGCCCGCCAACCCCTTCGAGGATgacgaggagggggaggaggagccgggggaggagggtggaggtTTGGCCCCGCCCGCAGTCGCAGCCAGCCACCCTTGGTACGGGATCAGCCCGGCGGCTGATTCGCCCGCCGGGGGCAGCCCGCGCAGTAAGAAAAGGCCCGCCCCCCGGGCCCCGCGGGCCTCTCCCACAG cgcctcctctctcccagccctcctccacctccccctccccggcTCTCAGCACGgagtctctctcctcctcctccgaccACAGCTCCACCAGGCCTCCGCCCGGCGCCAGGGTGCCCGACCAGGAGCACCCTTTCACCAAGAGCGTCTCCGAGCCGTCAATCAGCGAGCCCTCCGACTCCTCGGCCAATCACCAGCCTCGCACGTCCTCCGGCCCCGCCCTCCCGCCCCCGCCTGCCAACACCAGCTCGGCTCCTGCCACCCCGCAGACCAATCGCAGCGCAGGGCTGAGAGCCGCTCGCCCGCCGCCTCCCAGGCCCCCGTCCGGCCCCAGCCCCCTGGCCAAAGCGGGGACTCCTACCCCACCACCCGCCTCTGCACACGGGAAG CGGACATGTAAGGAGAACCCCTTCAACCGGAAAGCCTCCCCGTCTGTCACCCCCCCGAAATCCAGGCCTCCCAAgggcccccgccccgcccgtccCCCGGCCCCGGGACATGGTTTCCCCCTCATAAAGAGGAAG gtCCAGTCAGACCAGTACATCCCTGTGGAGGACATCCATGTGGAGATGGGGGAGCTGGAGAGACAGCTGGACGAGCTGGAGCAGAGAGGGGTGGAGCTGGAGAGCAAGCTCAGAGACTGCCAGaatg atgaagaggaggaggccaTGCTGGTGGACTGGTTCACTCTCATCCATAACAAACACATGCTGGTGCGCAGGGAAGCTGTGCTGGTCTACAC GGCTAAGCAGCAGAACCTCGAGGAGAGGCAGGCAGACGTGGAGTATGAACTGAGATGCCTCCTCAACAAGCCTG AGAAAGAGTGGAGTGAGGAGGACCGGGCTCGAGACCAGGAGCTGATGGCAGAGCTGGTCACCATCATCGAGCAGAGGAACCACATCATCAACAGCATGGACCAGGACAGGCAGAG ggacgaggaggaagacAAGGTGCTGGAGGCTATGCTGAAGAGGAAGG atttccaCAAGGAGATGGATGCAgaacagaagaagaaagggGGCAAGTTTAAGCCCATGAAGGTGCTGAAAATGTTGAGCCAGAAGGGCGAGGGGGGCAAGAGCAAGAGCCCCCGCAAGGAGAAGAGCTGA
- the c2h22orf23 gene encoding UPF0193 protein EVG1 isoform X2, whose translation MEASSSREGMMNVPEGGLWNSPRVKDYSKETQEMLQLMMREAKLTHRQQRQLKMVVKKEGALPVIHHSRPVTSSPQLNIQAKAGDFSGKRQKRSAEMCRSGNSYKREMFRPSATRDLEMEKMRLQNMLVDGKKELKSCSKQSVPSAEGEPEDIDRFQEVVDEIKDRMEFLEEMSALGKRKQYQNIIEVEISQKIRELELIDKTFSADLKSEPDREAAGTNTPQKLRDSP comes from the exons ATGGAGGCATCTTCCAGTAGGGAAGGTATGATGAATGTACCAGAAGGGGGTCTGTGGAACTCCCCCCGTGTGAAGGATTACAGCAAGGAAACACAGGAGATGCTTCAGT TGATGATGCGAGAAGCAAAACTCACACATCGGCAGCAGAGACAGCTCAAAATGGTCGTCAAGA AGGAGGGAGCCCTTCCTGTGATCCATCACTCCAGACCAGTGACATCATCTCCACAGCTCAATATCCAGGCGAAAGCAGGTGACTTCTCAGGCAAACGACAGAAGCGCAGCGCTGAAATGTGTCGTTCTGGAAACAGCTACAAAAGAGAAATGTTCCGCCCCAGTGCAACGC GGGATCTGGAGATGGAGAAAATGAGGCTGCAGAACATGTTGGTTGATGGGAAGAAGGAGCTAAAGTCCTGCTCTAAACAGAGTGTTCCCAGCGCAGAGGGAGAACCAGAAGACATAGATCGCTTTCAAGAGG ttgtgGACGAGATTAAAGACCGGATGGAATTTTTGGAGGAGATGTCGGCTCTTGGGAAGAGGAAACAATACCAAAACATCATTGAGGTTGAGATTTCACAG AAAATCCGAGAGCTTGAACTGATTGACAAGACTTTCAGTGCAGACCTGAAGAGTGAACcagacagagaggcagcagGGACAAACACGCCGCAGAAACTGAGAGACAGCCCTTAA
- the c2h22orf23 gene encoding UPF0193 protein EVG1 isoform X1, translating into MMEASSSREGMMNVPEGGLWNSPRVKDYSKETQEMLQLMMREAKLTHRQQRQLKMVVKKEGALPVIHHSRPVTSSPQLNIQAKAGDFSGKRQKRSAEMCRSGNSYKREMFRPSATRDLEMEKMRLQNMLVDGKKELKSCSKQSVPSAEGEPEDIDRFQEVVDEIKDRMEFLEEMSALGKRKQYQNIIEVEISQKIRELELIDKTFSADLKSEPDREAAGTNTPQKLRDSP; encoded by the exons ATG ATGGAGGCATCTTCCAGTAGGGAAGGTATGATGAATGTACCAGAAGGGGGTCTGTGGAACTCCCCCCGTGTGAAGGATTACAGCAAGGAAACACAGGAGATGCTTCAGT TGATGATGCGAGAAGCAAAACTCACACATCGGCAGCAGAGACAGCTCAAAATGGTCGTCAAGA AGGAGGGAGCCCTTCCTGTGATCCATCACTCCAGACCAGTGACATCATCTCCACAGCTCAATATCCAGGCGAAAGCAGGTGACTTCTCAGGCAAACGACAGAAGCGCAGCGCTGAAATGTGTCGTTCTGGAAACAGCTACAAAAGAGAAATGTTCCGCCCCAGTGCAACGC GGGATCTGGAGATGGAGAAAATGAGGCTGCAGAACATGTTGGTTGATGGGAAGAAGGAGCTAAAGTCCTGCTCTAAACAGAGTGTTCCCAGCGCAGAGGGAGAACCAGAAGACATAGATCGCTTTCAAGAGG ttgtgGACGAGATTAAAGACCGGATGGAATTTTTGGAGGAGATGTCGGCTCTTGGGAAGAGGAAACAATACCAAAACATCATTGAGGTTGAGATTTCACAG AAAATCCGAGAGCTTGAACTGATTGACAAGACTTTCAGTGCAGACCTGAAGAGTGAACcagacagagaggcagcagGGACAAACACGCCGCAGAAACTGAGAGACAGCCCTTAA
- the LOC133122144 gene encoding DNA-directed RNA polymerases I, II, and III subunit RPABC2-like — protein MSDNEDNFDDGDFDDAEDDDGLDDLENVEDEDAEHVQILPAGEGQPPNQKRITTCYMTKYERARVLGTRALQIAMCAPVMVELEGETDPLQIAMKELKCRKIPIIIRRYLPDSSYEDWGCDELIITD, from the exons ATGTCTGACAACGAAGACAA TTTTGATGATGGGGATTTTGATGACGCCGAAGATGATGATGGGCTGGATGACCTGGAAAATGTTGAAGAT GAGGATGCGGAGCATGTCCAGATTCTACCTGCGGGAGAGGGGCAGCCGCCCAACCAGAAAAGAATCACCACGTGCTACATGACCAAATACGAGCGGGCCAGAGTGCTGGGAACCCGTGCCCTGCAGATAGC AATGTGTGCGCCGGTGATGGTCGAGCTGGAAGGAGAAACGGATCCTCTGCAAATTGCAATGAAGGAACTGAA GTGCAGAAAGATCCCCATCATTATCAGGAGGTACCTGCCTGACTCAAGCTACGAGGACTGGGGCTGTGATGAGCTCATCATCACTGACTGA